In Thalassospira sp. TSL5-1, one DNA window encodes the following:
- a CDS encoding MaoC family dehydratase N-terminal domain-containing protein, with protein sequence MSNQSQIENRLKDEIEPFETKAELPVDRRAIRRWCSAIGLDYRPYLNLQQAEGPLAMLHFWTVWETTRHPMSVNQRLRSEMTASGYPAIVATNYELEQFRPARIGDTLTTRICLEDISELKQTPLGAGHFATERHEFLREDGEILGKLRIRCLFFKPGAPTVSRSATRTPPTASMPKAASETTNLSTLEIPVSATTIISGALAFNDFELVHHDRNVAKSQGLPDIIMNSATSLGLVYRYIMETVPSERKLTRIAMKLGTPCVPGDILSFKGSHSADFTLDIRAMTGRGEHLKATASFAENIAGDDAKVSSVSTQTA encoded by the coding sequence ATGTCAAACCAATCACAAATTGAGAACCGCCTGAAAGACGAAATCGAACCCTTCGAGACAAAGGCAGAATTACCGGTTGATCGTCGGGCGATCCGACGCTGGTGTTCGGCGATAGGTCTGGACTATCGCCCCTATCTCAACCTTCAACAGGCCGAAGGCCCTCTGGCGATGCTGCATTTCTGGACCGTTTGGGAAACCACGCGCCATCCGATGTCGGTAAACCAGCGCCTGCGTTCCGAAATGACGGCATCGGGATACCCGGCCATCGTCGCGACAAATTATGAACTTGAACAGTTTCGCCCCGCCCGGATTGGCGACACCCTTACGACCCGCATCTGCCTGGAAGATATTTCCGAACTGAAACAAACACCTTTGGGCGCAGGCCATTTCGCCACCGAACGACACGAATTTCTTCGTGAAGACGGAGAAATCCTAGGGAAACTCCGCATTCGTTGCCTGTTTTTCAAACCAGGGGCACCAACGGTATCCCGTTCCGCAACGCGCACGCCTCCCACGGCCTCCATGCCTAAGGCGGCATCCGAAACGACTAACCTTTCAACGCTGGAAATTCCTGTAAGCGCGACCACGATAATTTCGGGGGCTCTTGCCTTTAACGATTTTGAATTGGTTCATCATGACCGTAATGTCGCAAAATCACAGGGGCTGCCTGATATCATCATGAACAGTGCCACCAGTTTGGGACTTGTTTATCGCTACATAATGGAAACGGTACCATCCGAACGAAAGCTCACCCGGATCGCCATGAAACTGGGAACACCTTGTGTGCCCGGAGATATACTATCTTTCAAAGGAAGCCATAGCGCAGACTTTACTCTCGACATTCGCGCAATGACTGGCAGGGGAGAGCATCTCAAAGCAACCGCATCTTTTGCCGAAAATATTGCAGGCGATGATGCCAAGGTCTCGTCTGTGTCGACACAGACCGCATGA
- a CDS encoding HlyD family efflux transporter periplasmic adaptor subunit, which translates to MAAPALSFGPPGPRQEPPPVLRRDLDIVPGEPERNGRPVYILHDAAAGRHFQLDPVTVDLLPLIDGRPADKISQLAEKYLGHTVSVEEITRLFGFLRAHNLVLCDDVQHGRHKTQLKMKPGIAAKLVKSYISFRIPLVTPDLFLNRTIGYVRWLASSPMVFLHVCAALAGIYLVSRQPDVFLHTLRGFLSFEGIVSYGLAVTAVKAFHELSHAYTAKAHGLRVPVIGVAFIVFWPVLYTDTTDAWRLPSRRDRLEIGAAGILCELVIAAWSMLLWNLFPDGPIGSILFLFGTSTWILSLFVNLNPLMRYDGYYLFSDLVRERNLESRAHAVCRWKLREVVLGLGVTPPEKPTLLLMGFGFTIWVYRFLLFFGIALAVYHLFFKTLGIVLFLVEIYFFIARPIIKEIVVWFSFGKLLKFNFALIRSLTVLGLFLAWLLIPWQGEVSAPAVLTLPYNTVYAPMAARVEQVLVTSGQVVKKGDVIAQLQSPELDEQIRIAELKRAELAWENASIGVDALRQNRALVLASQLATQERVLRGQQAQKARLELHAPVSGKIVDMNPNLNQGGWVAADEPVLSVVGDGAEIIAYLDEISLPRIESGAKARFYSEDGVMKPVSATVTRIDATGVTNLSEPYMRSQNGGPIETVEQPDKSFVPGRAIYRVVLHNDTGATVPSAMRGKVIITARPESQFTKLSRRMMSLLQRESQL; encoded by the coding sequence ATGGCAGCACCGGCACTCTCCTTTGGTCCGCCCGGCCCGCGTCAGGAACCGCCCCCGGTTTTGCGCCGTGACCTCGATATTGTGCCGGGCGAGCCGGAGCGAAACGGGCGGCCAGTTTATATTTTGCATGATGCGGCAGCGGGGCGGCATTTCCAGCTTGATCCGGTGACGGTTGATTTGTTGCCGTTGATTGATGGCCGCCCGGCCGATAAAATTTCGCAATTGGCGGAAAAATATCTGGGCCATACCGTCTCGGTCGAGGAAATCACCCGGCTGTTTGGCTTTTTGCGCGCCCATAATCTGGTGCTGTGTGACGATGTGCAGCATGGCCGCCATAAAACCCAGCTTAAAATGAAGCCGGGGATCGCGGCGAAACTGGTGAAATCCTACATTTCGTTTCGCATTCCGCTGGTAACACCCGACCTGTTTTTAAACCGCACCATTGGCTATGTGCGCTGGCTGGCCTCCTCGCCGATGGTGTTTTTGCATGTTTGTGCCGCCCTTGCCGGGATTTACCTGGTCTCGCGCCAGCCCGATGTCTTTTTGCATACTCTGCGCGGTTTTTTATCGTTTGAAGGCATTGTTTCCTATGGTTTGGCAGTGACGGCAGTAAAGGCCTTTCACGAGCTTTCACATGCCTATACCGCCAAGGCGCATGGCTTGCGGGTGCCGGTAATCGGCGTCGCCTTTATCGTGTTTTGGCCGGTTCTTTATACCGACACCACCGATGCCTGGCGCCTGCCCAGCCGGCGCGACAGGCTTGAAATCGGCGCAGCCGGGATTTTGTGCGAACTGGTGATTGCCGCCTGGTCCATGCTGCTCTGGAACCTGTTTCCCGACGGGCCCATCGGTTCGATCCTGTTTTTGTTTGGTACCAGCACCTGGATCCTCAGCCTGTTTGTCAATTTGAACCCGCTGATGCGCTATGACGGCTATTACCTGTTTTCCGATCTGGTGCGCGAACGCAACCTTGAAAGCCGCGCCCATGCCGTCTGCCGCTGGAAACTGCGCGAGGTTGTTTTGGGCCTTGGCGTGACCCCGCCCGAAAAGCCGACTTTGCTGCTGATGGGCTTTGGTTTTACCATTTGGGTTTACCGGTTTTTGCTGTTTTTTGGCATCGCGCTTGCGGTTTATCACCTGTTTTTCAAAACACTGGGGATCGTGCTTTTCCTGGTGGAAATCTATTTTTTCATTGCCCGGCCGATCATAAAGGAAATCGTTGTGTGGTTTTCATTTGGCAAATTGCTGAAATTCAATTTTGCACTGATACGGTCGCTCACGGTGCTGGGGCTGTTTCTGGCATGGCTGCTGATTCCCTGGCAGGGCGAGGTTAGTGCACCAGCGGTTTTGACCCTGCCCTATAATACGGTCTATGCGCCAATGGCCGCCCGGGTGGAACAGGTTTTGGTCACAAGCGGGCAGGTGGTGAAAAAGGGTGATGTGATTGCCCAATTGCAATCGCCGGAGCTTGATGAGCAAATCCGGATTGCGGAGCTGAAACGCGCCGAACTGGCCTGGGAAAATGCCAGCATTGGCGTGGATGCGCTGCGCCAGAACCGCGCGCTTGTTTTGGCAAGCCAGCTTGCCACCCAGGAACGGGTATTACGCGGCCAGCAGGCGCAAAAGGCGCGACTGGAGCTCCATGCGCCGGTCTCGGGCAAAATTGTTGATATGAATCCCAACCTTAATCAGGGCGGCTGGGTGGCTGCTGATGAACCCGTACTGTCAGTTGTCGGTGACGGGGCGGAAATCATTGCGTATCTTGACGAAATCTCCCTGCCCCGAATTGAATCGGGGGCGAAGGCGCGGTTTTATTCCGAAGATGGCGTGATGAAGCCGGTTTCGGCCACCGTGACCCGCATTGATGCCACCGGTGTGACCAATTTGAGCGAACCCTATATGCGCTCGCAAAATGGCGGGCCGATTGAAACGGTGGAACAGCCCGACAAAAGTTTTGTCCCCGGCCGCGCCATTTATCGTGTCGTCCTGCATAACGATACCGGTGCCACCGTGCCCAGCGCCATGCGCGGCAAGGTCATCATCACCGCCCGCCCCGAAAGCCAGTTCACCAAACTGTCACGCCGGATGATGTCGCTGCTGCAACGTGAAAGCCAGCTTTAG
- a CDS encoding thiolase family protein: MTNTPAIAAATEIKPGRYPDLSNAQLYFQVIGQFLSDWNVKPGDIDGVLAAPLDMATPSPKIFTHEMLAEELGLTPRLGLTMSAGGATYGYMVQYAALAVAAGKADAVLCVGAGKFPKMSPEMAETLIKSVADPEFEFPYGPVIPGLYAQYASRYMHEFGVTPEDMAAVSVSSRKWAKLNPAALTYSKPEITIADVLASRMIASPFHYLDCSIPCEGGGAVLVTSGEIARRISPQPAYIMGMGEFHGHGYVSRNPNLADCGAARAGADAFRQAGVTPSEIDHAQIYDAFSINPLMFLEDLGFAARGKAAGLFHSGRTAPGGDFAVNTYGGLISYGHGGDASGMSMIVEGALQIMGRTNRRQVHAERALVHSYGGMMAEHSTLILGRNI, from the coding sequence CACACCAGCCATTGCTGCCGCAACTGAGATAAAACCTGGCCGCTATCCGGATTTAAGCAATGCGCAGCTTTACTTTCAGGTGATCGGCCAATTTCTTTCTGACTGGAACGTAAAACCGGGCGATATTGATGGCGTTCTGGCCGCGCCGCTTGATATGGCGACACCGTCTCCGAAGATTTTCACACATGAAATGCTGGCAGAAGAGCTGGGATTGACCCCGCGCCTGGGATTAACGATGTCCGCCGGAGGGGCCACCTATGGATATATGGTGCAATATGCCGCACTGGCTGTCGCGGCAGGAAAGGCCGATGCCGTGCTATGTGTGGGGGCCGGAAAATTCCCCAAAATGAGCCCCGAAATGGCCGAAACCCTGATCAAGTCAGTTGCAGATCCGGAGTTTGAATTTCCTTATGGTCCAGTCATTCCCGGGCTCTATGCCCAATATGCGTCTCGCTATATGCACGAGTTCGGCGTCACGCCAGAAGATATGGCAGCCGTTTCGGTCTCAAGTCGCAAATGGGCCAAACTGAACCCTGCTGCACTGACCTATTCCAAACCCGAAATTACCATCGCCGATGTTCTGGCATCGCGCATGATCGCTTCGCCCTTTCATTATCTTGACTGTTCTATTCCATGTGAAGGTGGCGGTGCGGTTCTGGTGACAAGCGGAGAAATCGCGCGTCGGATATCACCCCAGCCCGCCTATATCATGGGAATGGGCGAATTTCATGGTCATGGTTATGTCAGCCGCAACCCAAACCTCGCAGACTGCGGGGCTGCCCGCGCCGGGGCAGATGCCTTTCGCCAGGCCGGGGTGACACCGTCGGAAATCGACCATGCCCAAATCTATGACGCATTTTCAATCAACCCGCTGATGTTCCTGGAGGACCTGGGTTTCGCAGCCCGAGGAAAGGCCGCCGGGCTATTTCACTCTGGTCGCACAGCACCTGGTGGCGATTTTGCCGTGAACACTTATGGCGGTCTCATCAGTTACGGACACGGTGGCGATGCGTCGGGAATGTCAATGATTGTCGAGGGTGCACTTCAGATTATGGGACGTACTAACCGACGACAGGTTCACGCCGAACGCGCCCTGGTTCACAGCTATGGCGGCATGATGGCCGAGCATTCAACCCTGATTTTAGGGAGGAACATCTGA
- a CDS encoding acyl-CoA dehydrogenase family protein: MNMQATMTADGIPALPLEPTVEERAIRESVSAIATKYGPDYWAEKVKAKEPMSELLHELGEAGFLGIHLPEEYGGGGLGIFELSMVMEETARQGCPIAGLVFSSGIGAPIIARHGTEEQKKDWIPDLATGKQLFSFAITEPDAGSNTHNIKTTAVKKGDKWVINGQKYWTTGLNLADKVLIVARTGTDEKTGRGLLSLFLADTDSPGITKTVIPSFMHIPEQSYQVFFDNVEVSEDRLIGELHKGLHTVFTGLNPERIVAATNIMGLARYALDKAASYACDRSVWGKPIGTHQGVAHPLARAKVELELAALMARKAALMHDHGLHAGDCSNMAKYAAGEAALHCMDAAIGTHGGNAVALEYQLMPYWPMIRMTKNGPVSPEMILNYIAQSMLGLPRSY; the protein is encoded by the coding sequence ATGAATATGCAAGCCACAATGACAGCCGATGGCATTCCTGCCCTACCTTTGGAACCGACGGTAGAGGAACGTGCAATCCGCGAATCCGTTTCCGCAATCGCGACCAAATATGGCCCTGACTACTGGGCAGAAAAAGTCAAAGCCAAGGAACCAATGAGTGAGCTGTTGCACGAATTGGGTGAAGCCGGTTTCCTGGGCATCCATCTACCCGAGGAATATGGCGGGGGCGGCCTTGGCATTTTTGAATTATCAATGGTGATGGAAGAAACGGCACGCCAGGGCTGCCCGATTGCCGGGCTGGTCTTCTCGTCAGGCATTGGCGCTCCGATTATCGCGCGTCATGGCACAGAAGAACAGAAGAAGGACTGGATTCCCGATCTTGCGACCGGAAAACAGCTTTTTTCCTTTGCGATAACAGAACCGGACGCAGGCTCCAATACACACAACATCAAAACGACGGCGGTGAAAAAAGGTGACAAATGGGTCATCAACGGACAGAAATACTGGACCACAGGTCTTAATCTCGCCGACAAGGTACTGATCGTTGCACGCACCGGGACAGATGAAAAAACCGGTCGCGGCCTGCTTTCTCTATTCCTGGCCGATACAGATTCTCCCGGCATCACCAAAACAGTTATTCCGTCCTTCATGCACATTCCTGAACAGTCGTATCAGGTCTTTTTCGACAATGTCGAAGTATCGGAGGACCGGTTGATTGGTGAATTACACAAGGGCCTTCATACGGTGTTTACCGGGCTGAACCCGGAACGCATCGTTGCCGCAACCAACATTATGGGTCTTGCACGCTATGCGCTCGACAAAGCGGCAAGCTATGCCTGCGACCGATCAGTCTGGGGCAAACCCATTGGCACCCATCAGGGGGTAGCTCATCCTCTGGCACGAGCCAAGGTTGAACTTGAACTTGCGGCACTCATGGCGCGAAAAGCCGCCCTCATGCACGACCACGGCCTGCATGCCGGCGACTGCTCAAACATGGCAAAATATGCCGCTGGCGAAGCCGCACTTCATTGCATGGATGCAGCAATCGGCACGCATGGCGGCAATGCCGTCGCCCTGGAATACCAGCTGATGCCTTACTGGCCGATGATCCGCATGACCAAAAACGGTCCTGTCTCACCTGAAATGATTCTCAACTATATTGCGCAAAGCATGCTCGGCCTACCCCGCTCTTACTGA
- a CDS encoding efflux RND transporter periplasmic adaptor subunit: MSTQDNGAGARGLANLLLLQDRIRDAESRAALGAVVVNDTRIIVPFDIAVFWQGERGRGDVLAVSNLPEPERQSAFTLWSKKLCGHLSRVRHERPVRVEVEDIDQSLQVDWPHYLPAHSLWLPLRAPDGHDLGGLLLSRPKPWQDEELRVLDRLAKSTAFSLEFLMRRRRRRHFLRNRKRFLLAGIAVVAIAAAMFIKVPLTILAPAEVVPLDPYVVRAPLRGVVESVDVDANQMVKVGDSLVHMDATQLETDLAVARQEYEIAIAEYRRAQQAASSDRESSSQMQVLLSRVHQKNAELDYITNQLARADIKAPQDGVVILPGRTEMEGLPVSQGERLMVLADPKSVEMELWLPVKDRIPLHDDNRVVLFLNVEPDHPYEAKIHLVDFQAKNSPAGVLSFRARASFEGKDRPRVGLRGVAKIYGDDVPLYVLLFRRPWAALRPWLEL; the protein is encoded by the coding sequence ATGTCGACACAGGATAACGGGGCAGGCGCACGGGGTCTTGCCAATCTTTTGCTGTTGCAGGACCGCATTCGCGATGCGGAAAGCCGGGCGGCTTTGGGCGCGGTTGTGGTGAATGATACCCGCATCATTGTTCCCTTTGATATTGCCGTGTTTTGGCAGGGGGAACGCGGGCGCGGCGATGTGCTGGCGGTTTCAAACCTGCCGGAACCCGAACGGCAATCGGCCTTTACGCTGTGGAGCAAAAAGCTGTGCGGCCATCTTTCGCGGGTGCGCCACGAACGCCCCGTTCGGGTCGAGGTGGAGGACATTGATCAAAGCCTGCAGGTGGATTGGCCCCATTATTTGCCCGCGCATTCGCTTTGGCTGCCTTTGCGCGCACCCGACGGGCATGATCTGGGCGGGTTGCTCTTGTCGCGGCCCAAACCCTGGCAGGATGAAGAACTGCGTGTGCTGGATCGCCTGGCAAAAAGCACGGCGTTTTCGCTGGAATTTCTCATGCGCCGTCGGCGTCGGCGCCATTTTTTGCGCAACCGCAAACGGTTTTTGTTGGCCGGGATCGCTGTTGTTGCCATTGCGGCGGCGATGTTTATCAAGGTGCCGCTGACCATTCTGGCCCCGGCCGAGGTGGTGCCGCTGGACCCCTATGTGGTGCGCGCCCCCTTGCGGGGCGTTGTCGAAAGTGTTGATGTTGACGCCAACCAGATGGTCAAGGTGGGCGATAGCCTGGTGCACATGGATGCCACCCAGCTTGAAACTGATTTGGCCGTGGCGCGCCAGGAATATGAAATTGCGATTGCCGAATATCGCCGTGCCCAGCAGGCGGCCAGTTCAGACCGGGAATCATCCAGCCAGATGCAGGTTTTGCTCTCGCGCGTGCATCAGAAAAATGCCGAACTGGATTATATCACCAATCAGCTTGCCCGTGCTGACATCAAGGCCCCACAGGATGGGGTGGTAATTTTGCCAGGCCGCACGGAAATGGAAGGTCTGCCGGTGTCGCAGGGCGAACGGCTGATGGTACTGGCCGACCCCAAATCGGTCGAGATGGAGCTGTGGCTGCCGGTCAAGGACCGCATTCCCCTGCATGATGATAACCGGGTGGTGCTATTTTTGAATGTCGAGCCGGATCATCCCTATGAAGCGAAAATTCATTTGGTGGATTTTCAGGCCAAAAACTCGCCCGCCGGTGTGTTGTCGTTCCGCGCCCGCGCCAGTTTTGAGGGTAAGGACCGCCCGCGCGTCGGCCTGCGCGGTGTTGCCAAAATATATGGCGATGACGTACCGCTTTATGTGCTGCTGTTCCGTCGTCCGTGGGCGGCGTTGCGGCCGTGGCTGGAACTGTAA
- a CDS encoding TetR/AcrR family transcriptional regulator, with translation MPSDNRIYDTAPTTSIREAQKELTRQRIIDAAFVMFQQSGFRSTTIDKIVKRAHINRTTFYLHFKDKIDVAIEIGRRYVPGFVAEFDQLVSLDPASPEAVKKWVTGFLASSGQKDLKIVNYVLSEATLAEPTFAVEFSIFLERLGKRLIRQSLGPLPTEEKSLRTAEFISAVILMNKYTTHTSVQEISFFGPGFEDVITAMLSRALFAPKV, from the coding sequence TTGCCCTCAGACAACCGTATTTATGATACTGCCCCGACGACATCAATCCGCGAAGCACAAAAAGAGCTTACACGGCAACGGATCATTGATGCTGCATTTGTAATGTTCCAACAGTCGGGATTTCGGAGCACGACAATCGACAAGATTGTAAAGCGCGCCCATATAAACCGAACAACATTCTATCTGCACTTCAAAGACAAGATCGACGTAGCCATTGAAATCGGGCGAAGATACGTCCCCGGTTTCGTCGCCGAATTTGATCAGCTCGTATCTCTTGATCCCGCCTCGCCAGAAGCCGTGAAAAAATGGGTCACAGGCTTCCTGGCCTCAAGCGGACAAAAAGACCTGAAAATCGTCAATTATGTGCTCAGCGAAGCAACATTGGCGGAGCCAACATTCGCTGTCGAATTCAGCATTTTTCTGGAAAGACTGGGAAAACGGCTGATACGTCAGTCTCTGGGACCCCTTCCGACCGAGGAAAAAAGTCTCCGAACGGCAGAATTCATTTCAGCTGTTATCCTGATGAACAAATACACCACCCATACAAGTGTGCAGGAAATCTCCTTTTTCGGACCAGGATTTGAAGACGTCATCACTGCAATGCTTTCCAGAGCCCTTTTCGCCCCCAAAGTGTAA
- a CDS encoding AMP-binding protein, producing the protein MDFLSEAVEISPDKVFLDFTGDKFTYASVEKNCNQLAHGLRELGINKGDRVIGILDNTINFVLTWFAVNKLGAIFVPMNTQLKGEFLRHQIHDTAGSVIIAENHYCDNIFAIEHALSDIHSLVTPKRQEAGSTRFRLHTIDALKHENSSPPDVEVTPRDISLIIYTSGTTGPSKGCVLPHNSVCNGGKTNAWMALQEPDDILWTPCPLFHIAAGVGSLIGTLSIRGTMSVYPRFTPNGFWEEIERSKATHIQMLSIMLTIIPQMPETEAEKRCHGQVKVLFGTPLPEALIETWRSRYEIKLVSSPAYGCSECFPITCIPVDQPGPDGSSGKCAPGMDVRIFDDNGDECPVGVAGEIWLRPLRPDVMFKGYWSRAEATLEALDEMWFRTGDIGKFDENGYFYFIDRKKDCLRYGGENISSFELENAFMGHEDIAEIVVHAVKSEAAEDEIKATIVLKDGASITEEEICRWCLDRVPAFAVPRYIEFREFIERTGSGRAQKFKLREQGVTPNTWDRKRSDIQIKRIRPNVKPITN; encoded by the coding sequence ATGGATTTTCTGTCAGAAGCCGTTGAAATTTCGCCCGACAAGGTGTTTCTAGACTTTACTGGAGACAAATTCACCTATGCAAGCGTCGAAAAGAACTGCAACCAGCTCGCGCACGGCCTCCGCGAGCTGGGAATAAACAAAGGCGACCGGGTTATCGGCATACTCGATAACACCATCAACTTCGTTTTAACCTGGTTTGCCGTTAACAAGCTCGGCGCGATCTTCGTGCCAATGAATACCCAGCTGAAGGGCGAATTTTTACGTCATCAGATCCACGACACGGCCGGCTCGGTCATCATTGCCGAGAACCATTATTGCGACAACATTTTCGCAATCGAACATGCACTTTCAGACATTCATTCGCTTGTCACACCCAAACGGCAGGAAGCAGGTTCAACCAGATTCCGCCTCCACACCATCGACGCTCTCAAGCATGAAAATTCGTCACCGCCAGACGTCGAGGTTACACCGCGGGATATCTCCCTGATCATATACACCTCAGGAACGACCGGCCCGTCAAAGGGATGCGTCCTGCCACACAATTCGGTGTGTAATGGTGGCAAAACAAATGCCTGGATGGCACTTCAAGAACCCGACGACATTCTTTGGACACCCTGCCCGCTGTTCCACATTGCTGCGGGTGTCGGAAGCCTTATCGGCACTCTCAGCATCAGGGGAACAATGTCGGTCTACCCCCGGTTCACGCCGAACGGCTTCTGGGAAGAAATCGAACGCAGTAAAGCCACACATATTCAGATGCTGAGCATTATGCTTACGATCATTCCTCAAATGCCGGAGACCGAAGCAGAAAAACGATGCCACGGACAGGTAAAAGTCCTTTTTGGCACACCACTTCCCGAAGCACTGATCGAAACATGGCGCAGTCGATACGAAATCAAACTGGTTTCCTCTCCTGCTTATGGATGTTCGGAGTGCTTTCCAATCACCTGCATTCCCGTCGATCAGCCAGGACCGGACGGATCATCTGGCAAATGTGCACCGGGCATGGATGTAAGAATCTTCGACGACAATGGCGACGAATGTCCCGTTGGTGTCGCCGGAGAGATCTGGCTGCGGCCTCTCAGACCTGACGTCATGTTTAAAGGCTACTGGTCCCGTGCCGAAGCCACGCTGGAAGCCTTGGACGAGATGTGGTTTCGAACTGGCGACATCGGCAAATTCGACGAAAATGGATATTTCTATTTCATTGATCGTAAAAAGGATTGCTTGCGTTACGGGGGCGAGAACATTTCCAGTTTTGAACTCGAAAACGCCTTTATGGGCCATGAAGACATCGCGGAAATTGTTGTCCATGCCGTAAAATCGGAAGCGGCCGAGGACGAGATCAAGGCAACGATTGTTCTCAAGGATGGTGCCAGTATCACCGAAGAAGAAATCTGCCGCTGGTGCTTAGACCGTGTGCCGGCTTTTGCCGTTCCCCGCTACATCGAATTCCGAGAATTCATCGAACGCACCGGCAGCGGTCGTGCTCAGAAATTCAAACTGAGAGAACAGGGCGTTACACCCAACACCTGGGACCGGAAACGTTCTGACATCCAGATCAAAAGGATCAGGCCGAATGTCAAACCAATCACAAATTGA
- a CDS encoding MBL fold metallo-hydrolase: MMENAETNRLAHQVARLGVLDIYLLEHPPPRWGMTANSYILVQGPRWAVIDTGWPGSSGARLWDNSAKQLGLQWSELQSVWITHAHPDHIGQARHLFERSGCPPSIHPNALAEFRFAQSRASNDKDGIFADLLTRSGLTFSDGTRVPNLFTSYNQITVPPDFLPLRETKTLAFGSETFQPILCTGHCKGHICIWHSSTRTLFVGDMVLSNGFSPIVAMPGTSENPMEEYLAALAQLRTLKAGLFLGGHGKPLFQPNIRLDESLNFHHSQINRIAGILSETSLSAAAVATILQHRDIPFSTLSRFGKVQVLAEIVAYLHYLVTQDIIVTNQSNPPGVVQYCPYSRDGLSNKPFTECDE, translated from the coding sequence ATGATGGAAAATGCTGAAACGAACCGTTTGGCACATCAGGTCGCCCGGCTTGGCGTCCTCGATATCTATCTGCTAGAGCATCCACCGCCACGATGGGGCATGACTGCCAATTCCTACATTCTCGTACAAGGGCCTCGCTGGGCAGTTATCGATACTGGCTGGCCCGGTTCATCAGGCGCTCGTCTATGGGATAATTCCGCAAAACAACTTGGTCTTCAATGGTCTGAACTCCAATCTGTCTGGATTACCCATGCCCATCCAGATCACATCGGACAAGCCCGACATCTGTTCGAGAGGTCGGGGTGTCCTCCGTCGATACATCCGAACGCGCTTGCGGAATTCAGATTCGCACAAAGTCGTGCATCGAATGACAAAGACGGCATATTCGCTGATCTGCTAACCCGTTCAGGATTAACATTTTCCGATGGCACCCGGGTTCCCAACCTGTTTACAAGTTACAATCAGATCACTGTGCCACCGGACTTTTTACCGCTTCGGGAAACTAAAACGCTCGCTTTTGGCAGTGAAACCTTCCAGCCCATCCTCTGCACGGGGCATTGCAAAGGCCATATCTGTATTTGGCATTCTTCAACAAGAACGCTTTTTGTCGGAGACATGGTTCTCTCAAACGGGTTTTCGCCTATTGTGGCCATGCCGGGAACATCAGAAAATCCGATGGAGGAGTATCTCGCAGCACTTGCACAACTGCGCACGTTAAAAGCTGGTCTTTTCCTGGGCGGGCACGGCAAGCCCCTATTCCAGCCCAATATACGTCTTGATGAGAGCCTTAATTTCCATCATTCACAAATAAACCGGATTGCCGGAATCCTCTCGGAGACCTCCCTGTCCGCAGCTGCAGTCGCAACAATTCTCCAACATCGGGATATACCTTTTTCGACACTATCGCGTTTTGGTAAAGTACAAGTTCTCGCTGAAATAGTGGCATATCTGCATTATCTGGTCACACAGGATATAATTGTTACCAATCAGAGTAATCCGCCAGGCGTGGTTCAGTATTGCCCGTACTCTCGAGATGGTCTATCTAACAAACCCTTCACAGAATGCGACGAGTAG
- a CDS encoding Zn-ribbon domain-containing OB-fold protein: protein MSRRPVPPMTDATRPYWEAARENRLCLPKCDACGELFFPPKNTCPACHSNRITWTNATGEGEILSFSAIHIPPFAGYTDEFPYVLAIVRLTEGPQLMTNIVDCDVDSLRIGDRVQVCFEERANKTRVPQFRPATTKD, encoded by the coding sequence ATGTCAAGACGCCCTGTGCCCCCAATGACCGACGCCACCCGGCCCTATTGGGAAGCCGCCCGTGAAAACAGGCTGTGCCTGCCAAAATGCGACGCATGTGGGGAACTATTCTTCCCCCCAAAAAACACTTGCCCAGCCTGTCATTCCAACAGGATCACCTGGACAAACGCCACGGGCGAAGGAGAAATCCTGTCCTTTTCAGCAATCCATATACCGCCTTTCGCAGGCTACACAGACGAATTTCCCTATGTGCTTGCCATCGTGCGCCTAACCGAAGGTCCGCAATTGATGACCAACATCGTCGATTGCGATGTCGATTCACTTCGGATTGGTGACCGCGTGCAGGTTTGTTTCGAGGAACGCGCGAATAAAACCCGTGTCCCTCAATTTCGCCCCGCCACCACCAAAGATTAA